A stretch of the Bacteroidota bacterium genome encodes the following:
- a CDS encoding DUF4173 domain-containing protein → MKKNDWAILISVFVYGALFYDQSAGINFLLFNALIVGLLVFRQPDLIKNKVWLSVAIGTLASSFFIFMYGSALAIWANLFSLFILSALSIQPQTSFLTSIFLTICSISTSCVFMFVDWVNRKKQQVAGVYRRPFYVKLFLFVIPFLIAVLFFFFYQTSNPLFYDFTKNINLDFISIGWMFFTLGGLFLLYGFFHNKIMPGFYNWDKSVSLELTPEIASRKNFLNGLMRIDNENLSGIILFVMLNSLLLILNVLDINYFLFDGTLPKGVNHKGFVHDGIGTLITSIIVAICIILFYFRGELNYHKPSKWLKIMALLWILQNAFMIFSTAYRNNLYIEESGISYKKIGVYVYLILALIGLITTFIKVVKLKTNWYLFRVNAAVYYYFLVVSCFFNWDIIITNFNIKKYTDEHKKLEKYLLLDLSYKNLPQLLTLPDAAANADDFEARDYYNFSRGTYYYDFKSGLANKLLTFMRDYEQMEWESHCMEKTRTYNDILAIKDQVDTLEFQYNYFQSLKPLKPFDHLRSLVLLNNQLYDLSELKLFPRLEVLKIKNGQLDSLDKLPAFKSLRELDLSGNNIKDIYPLQRLRNIEVLDLSGEYNRIKSYAPLLALKKLKKLRIGSITPEGFAVLQKTFPNVQIEANQVAIDYTR, encoded by the coding sequence ATGAAAAAAAATGATTGGGCAATTCTAATTTCTGTATTTGTGTATGGTGCGTTGTTTTACGACCAATCCGCAGGAATCAATTTCTTACTTTTTAATGCATTAATTGTTGGATTACTGGTATTCAGACAACCCGATTTGATAAAGAATAAAGTTTGGTTGTCGGTTGCCATCGGAACATTGGCTTCTTCTTTCTTCATTTTTATGTATGGAAGTGCCTTAGCGATATGGGCCAATTTATTCTCATTGTTTATTTTATCAGCTTTAAGCATTCAACCACAAACCTCTTTTCTGACAAGCATTTTTTTAACCATATGTTCGATAAGTACATCCTGCGTATTTATGTTTGTCGATTGGGTAAATCGTAAAAAGCAACAAGTTGCTGGCGTCTACCGCAGACCGTTTTATGTCAAATTGTTTCTGTTTGTGATCCCATTTTTAATCGCTGTATTGTTCTTTTTCTTTTACCAAACATCTAATCCATTGTTTTATGATTTTACAAAAAACATCAATTTGGATTTTATTTCCATTGGCTGGATGTTTTTTACGTTGGGTGGTTTGTTCTTGCTTTATGGATTCTTTCACAATAAAATTATGCCGGGTTTTTACAATTGGGACAAGAGTGTATCCTTAGAATTAACACCAGAAATTGCTTCCCGCAAAAATTTTCTGAATGGGTTGATGCGCATCGATAACGAAAATTTATCCGGAATAATTTTGTTTGTGATGCTGAACAGCTTGCTCTTAATTTTAAATGTGTTGGATATTAACTATTTCTTGTTTGATGGAACCTTGCCCAAAGGTGTCAATCACAAAGGATTTGTTCACGATGGAATAGGAACATTGATTACGTCCATCATTGTAGCTATTTGTATTATTTTGTTTTACTTCAGAGGAGAATTGAATTATCATAAACCAAGCAAATGGTTGAAAATAATGGCGTTGTTGTGGATTTTGCAAAATGCGTTCATGATCTTCTCAACCGCTTACCGCAATAATTTATACATCGAAGAATCCGGAATTTCCTATAAAAAAATCGGAGTATACGTGTATCTGATTTTAGCCTTAATTGGCTTGATAACCACCTTTATTAAAGTGGTGAAGTTAAAAACCAACTGGTACCTGTTTCGTGTGAATGCAGCCGTTTATTATTATTTCCTGGTGGTGTCTTGCTTTTTTAATTGGGATATTATCATCACTAATTTTAATATTAAAAAATATACGGATGAACATAAGAAACTTGAAAAATACTTGTTGCTCGATTTGAGTTATAAAAACTTACCACAATTACTCACTTTGCCAGATGCTGCTGCCAATGCAGATGATTTTGAGGCACGTGATTATTATAATTTTTCGAGAGGAACGTATTACTATGATTTTAAATCAGGTTTGGCCAATAAACTATTAACCTTTATGCGTGATTACGAGCAAATGGAGTGGGAATCACATTGTATGGAAAAAACAAGAACCTACAACGACATCCTTGCCATCAAGGATCAGGTGGATACGCTCGAGTTTCAATACAATTATTTTCAATCGTTAAAACCATTAAAGCCTTTTGATCACCTTCGCTCCTTGGTGCTATTGAACAACCAACTATACGATTTATCGGAGTTAAAGCTATTCCCAAGACTGGAAGTTCTGAAAATTAAGAACGGACAATTGGATAGCCTGGATAAGCTGCCTGCGTTTAAATCATTAAGAGAATTGGATTTGAGTGGCAATAACATCAAAGACATTTATCCGCTACAGCGATTAAGAAACATTGAAGTGTTGGATCTTTCAGGAGAATACAATCGCATTAAAAGTTATGCTCCGTTATTGGCTTTGAAGAAATTGAAAAAACTTCGCATTGGAAGCATCACTCCGGAAGGTTTTGCAGTGTTGCAAAAAACATTTCCAAATGTTCAGATAGAAGCCAACCAAGTAGCCATTGATTATACCCGATAA
- a CDS encoding diacylglycerol kinase family protein → MKENKSFSIGDRLLSFGFAFQGLITFFKTQHNAWIHLLSAIVVIVLGFIYHVTAVEWCWLIVAIGFVFAAEMFNTAIEFLTDLVSPQFHPLAKKVKDVAAGAVLVAAIMAVAIGLIVFLPKLF, encoded by the coding sequence ATGAAGGAAAATAAATCATTTAGTATTGGCGATCGACTTTTGAGTTTTGGATTTGCTTTTCAAGGATTGATTACATTTTTTAAAACACAACACAATGCTTGGATTCATTTACTTTCGGCAATTGTGGTGATTGTTTTGGGTTTTATTTATCATGTAACTGCTGTCGAATGGTGTTGGCTGATTGTTGCTATTGGATTTGTATTTGCTGCTGAAATGTTTAATACTGCGATTGAATTTCTAACCGATTTGGTATCACCGCAATTTCATCCCTTGGCAAAAAAAGTAAAAGATGTTGCAGCCGGAGCAGTTTTGGTGGCAGCTATAATGGCTGTTGCTATTGGGTTGATTGTGTTTTTGCCAAAATTGTTTTAA
- a CDS encoding DUF1361 domain-containing protein, with protein sequence MNKRFIKVMAVSSAMSVILLYFRIQWSGNIMFVFLTWNLFLAWIPFLLAFALSEMNKTDTSRIKKLGVFSAWLLFFPNSPYILTDLFHLRLRSEIPLWFDLVLILSFAWNGLLLGYSSLMEIQKVLRSRLSAPVVNVFIGGLLVLCSFGIYLGRYPRYNSWDIITNPITLFSDIINMVMNPMNNTRMVGVTFFFSVFLMVSYWTLNTLINHKQHEGK encoded by the coding sequence ATGAATAAACGATTTATCAAAGTAATGGCCGTTTCATCGGCAATGAGTGTCATCTTATTGTATTTCCGCATTCAATGGAGTGGCAACATCATGTTTGTGTTTCTTACTTGGAATTTATTTTTAGCCTGGATACCATTCCTTTTGGCCTTTGCTCTTTCAGAAATGAACAAAACGGATACATCCAGAATAAAAAAGCTGGGAGTATTTTCTGCTTGGCTTTTGTTTTTCCCTAATTCGCCTTACATTTTAACCGATTTGTTTCATCTGCGTTTACGTTCCGAAATCCCGCTGTGGTTCGATTTGGTATTAATACTTTCATTTGCTTGGAATGGTTTATTGCTAGGCTATTCATCCTTGATGGAAATTCAAAAAGTATTACGATCACGTTTATCTGCTCCTGTGGTCAATGTATTTATTGGAGGGCTGCTGGTATTGTGTAGTTTTGGCATTTACTTGGGTCGCTATCCGAGATATAACAGTTGGGACATCATCACCAACCCAATCACTTTGTTCTCCGATATCATAAATATGGTGATGAATCCGATGAATAATACCCGAATGGTTGGAGTCACCTTTTTCTTTTCCGTATTTTTGATGGTAAGTTATTGGACATTGAATACATTAATCAATCACAAACAACATGAAGGAAAATAA